Proteins co-encoded in one Salvia splendens isolate huo1 chromosome 4, SspV2, whole genome shotgun sequence genomic window:
- the LOC121797911 gene encoding dynein regulatory complex subunit 6-like — translation MGGACSRKCDQQANDDNINRGVSGRYTKSGSSKWLGGSFSRASMDASQGKQRCPTLMDLCIYKIREDINKYGTFSMLPRDITQQIFDDLVCSQSLTDTLLEAFRDCALQDLNLGEYPGVCDSWLDVVSSQGSSLLSLDLSASDVTDSGLTYLKDCKSLQALNLNYCDQISDKGLEQVNGLSNLTTLSFKRNSSITAKGLSSLSGLIKMVKLDMERCPRIHGGLAHLKGLEKLEMLNVNCCNCITDADMKAISGLTSLKSLQIASSKVTDNGVVFLRDLKNLSLLNMEACPVTAACLESLSVLGALQYFNLSRCDLKDNGCENFSKMQSLKVLNLGFNDISGAILVHLKGLIYLESLNLDSCRIKDEGILYLSGLTRLKFLELSDTEVGSSALRHLSGLVNLENLNLSFTVVTDGGLRKLSGLSSLKSLNLDARQITDAGLAALTSLTGLMHLDLFGARITDSGTNYLRAFKKLRSLEICGGGLTDAGVKNIKDLTSLTLLNLSQNSLLTDKSLKSISGLTQLVSLNMSNSRVTSSGLRHLKSLKHLKSLTLESCKVTANDIKMLQSTDLPQLVNFRPE, via the exons ATGGGGGGAGCTTGTTCAAGGAAGTGTGATCAACAGGCTAACGACGATAACATCAACAGAGGAGTATCTGGGAGATATACTAAAAGTGGGAGCTCAAAATGGCTTGGGGGTTCATTTTCTAGAGCTTCTATGGATGCTAGCCAGGGGAAACAAAGATGCCCCACGCTTATGGATTTGTGCATATACAAAATTAGGGAG GACATAAATAAATATGGCACCTTCTCCATGCTGCCAAGGGATATAACTCAGCAGATTTTTGATGATTTGGTCTGTTCTCAAAGCCTGACTGATACTTTACTTGAAGCTTTTCGGGATTGTGCTCTTCAG GATCTTAATTTGGGGGAGTACCCAGGAGTTTGTGACAGTTGGTTGGATGTTGTATCTTCTCAGGGTTCGTCATTGCTCTCTTTGGATCTTTCAGCTTCAGACGTTACTGACTCTGGGTTAACTTATCTCAAAGATTGCAAGAGTCTTCAGGCCTTGAATCTCAACTACTGTGATCAGATATCAGACAAGGGTCTTGAACAGGTCAATG GTCTCTCAAACCTGACTACACTCAGTTTTAAAAGAAACAGCTCGATTACCGCCAAAGGATTAAGTTCTTTGTCTGGCTTAATCAAGATGGTAAAGTTGGATATGGAGAGATGTCCCAGGATCCATGGAGGACTTGCTCACTTAAAAG GACTGGAAAAACTTGAAATGCTGAATGTCAACTGCTGCAATTGCATCACCGATGCTGATATGAAGGCTATCTCAG GCCTGACAAGCTTGAAGTCATTACAAATTGCATCCAGTAAGGTTACAGATAATGGTGTAGTCTTTCTACGAG ACTTGAAGAATCTCTCTCTCTTGAATATGGAAGCTTGCCCTGTCACTGCTGCATGCTTGGAGTCACTTTCAG TTCTTGGTGCATTGCAATATTTCAATCTTAGCAGATGTGATTTGAAGGacaatggatgtgaaaactttTCAA AGATGCAGTCTCTGAAAGTTTTGAATTTGGGGTTCAATGATATCTCAGGTGCAATTTTGGTGCACCTTAAAG GTCTCATATATTTGGAGAGCTTAAACCTTGATTCTTGCAGGATTAAAGATGAAGGGATTCTTTACCTGTCAG GTTTAACGCGTCTAAAGTTTTTGGAGTTGTCTGATACTGAAGTTGGGAGCAGCGCGTTGCGCCATCTTTCTG GACTGGTTAATCTGGAGAATTTAAATCTATCATTTACTGTTGTCACTGATGGTGGCTTGAGAAAGTTATCAGGCTTATCATCTCTCAAGTCCCTCAATTTGGATGCACGTCAAATTACAGATGCTGGCCTTGCTGCTCTTACAA GTCTGACTGGATTGATGCATCTGGATCTTTTTGGAGCACGGATTACTGATTCTGGAACCAATTATCTCCGAG CATTCAAGAAGCTACGCTCTCTGGAAATCTGTGGTGGTGGATTAACGGATGCTGGAGTAAAGAACATTAAAGATCTTACATCCTTGACACTGCTGAATCTATCTCAGAACAGCCTCTTGACGGACAAGAGTTTGAAATCAATCTCCG GACTTACTCAACTTGTTTCCTTGAACATGTCGAACTCTCGGGTGACGAGTTCTGGTTTGCGTCATCTGAAGTCACTCAAGCACTTGAAGTCGCTTACGCTGGAGTCGTGCAAGGTGACCGCGAACGACATCAAGATGCTTCAGTCGACCGATCTCCCTCAGCTGGTGAATTTCAGGCCAGAATAA
- the LOC121797907 gene encoding calcineurin subunit B-like has protein sequence MGSALSVFTQYDIEEVQEHCNHLFTQQEIVSLYKRFYQLDRNSKGFISSDEFLSVPEFAMNPLSQEVLSQLLQEAGYTKSRLLCWTTPSRYWIIKV, from the exons ATGGGGAGTGCGCTATCGGTGTTCACTCAGTATGATattgaagaagttcaagaacaCTGTAATCATCTAT TTACTCAACAAGAGATAGTGTCTCTTTACAAGAGATTTTACCAACTAGATAGGAATTCCAAAGGCTTCATATCAAGTGATGAGTTCTTGTCAGTACCTGAGTTTGCTATGAATCCACTTTCTCAG GAGGTTCTTAGTCAGCTGTTGCAAGAAGCAGGTTACACAAAGAGTCGTCTCTTATGTTGGACGACTCCATCAAG ATACTGGATCATCAAGGTTTGA